AGACAATTTATGAGCAGGAATAAAAATCAATTGTGTAGTGTTTCAGATGctaaacatttacaagttatGCAGTCTCAATGGATGCTGAAGAACCGACTAATAATGTTCTTTTGTCATTTGGGTCTTCTTTGATAAAGAGTATGGCATCTAGCAGGTTGCCTGTGTATTTGATTTGCTTGACACTAAAAGCATGCTTTTCAAGTAAATCGATGTATCCTGCAGCGCTCCTCTGCTTTCCCTCTGTCATGCTGAGAGCTTGGAGCACAGCTCGACTTGGTCTTCTCCTCTCTTGGTCCAGGAGGATCTCGGACACCAAAAGCCCACAGCCTGTGTTATTAATATATTCAAGAAGCAGACATTTAGTGCATTACGTAGtcagaagacaaaaaaaatcagacCAGAATGTTCACTAACAGCCAGGATTCTCATATTATAATGCTTTAATTTTCACAGTTCAAAAGTTCAATATGCAAAAGACATGCTAAATCATActatgttattttatttaagatttATATATATCATTAATGAttgcaatttatattttaaggcTATTACCTGGTGTGCACACTTTGGACAGCTTACTCAACAGTGCATTAACTTTCTCATCAGACCAGTCATGGAGAATCCTTGCAAGAATGTACAAGTCTGCTTTAGGTAGGTCATCTTTAAAGAAATCTCCTGTTTTAGAAAATAAGAAATATTCAAGTACCACCACCACCTACAGTAGTCACAACAGAATACACTTACACTGTAACAGTAAATTTGACCACATGGGGGCACTGTATACCTCAGTTTGGAAACCAATATACAGTTCACACTAAACAGATGGCTATTTAACTGACCTGCAACAAATGACACTCTATCATGATGTGCTTTTGGCTGAAAGTGCCGTGTCATGTCAATGACTTGTGGCAAGTCAAATACAGTAACTGACAATCCAGGGTGGGCTTCTGTAAACTGGTATGCCATGGCACCGGTGCAACCTGTGTGATAACAAcatgatctttttaacatttcacataccatagaaaacatttttattataaataaagtCAGTCCTAAACCTTAAACTAATTGTAAATAAACCAATAAGATAATTGCACAATGTTATACTACAAGCAAACAAGGTGTTCATTACAAAAAAATGGCCTTTACCTTGGTCTAAAATCTACAGTAGTGTTAAGCTAATGTAAATGCCAATTATTTTTGTACAAGTATCAGGAGGAAATAAATTATGAGTCTAAATATAGATCCAACTtggtaaacaaaataaatacaagTGGTCCTGGTATAAAAAGCTCTCGATGAGAACTCGCATAGTAAATTGTAAAACCTAAATTTGCATAACAAGCTCGGAACCTAGACAAGCAGCTTTTGAGAGCAAGTGCTTTCACAATAAAATGTGCGTGCTGTGTCCTCTTCCAATGAAACCTCTAACTACAGATATAAAGACGGCGGTTTCTGCAGACCTTATCTCAAGCTTTTGCGGTCATATGCGCACGTCGAGTCATGAAAGAATCGTGCAGCACAATGTTTtatatcagatttttttcagttttgacTAAATGCTACTCCCAAAAATCTGACTAGAACCAAAAAGACATCTTGAATCAATTGCATTCTTCTTCTCTCTATTATGCCTATGAAAAGCAGTTTAAACTGCTATTTTGTGTGAAAATCAATTTCTTGTCAGAGTGAGGTATTACAACAGTTGCAAAGGTGGCCCTTGATCATCAATGTTACAATccaacataaaatataaaacaaaaaacctTTGAGACTAGAAAAAGATGTACCTCCAATGTCACAAGCTGTTTTATAGGGAGAAAGATCAAATGCCGTTGCCACATCTTTCCCAGTCACATTTACGATGCTGTGCATTGCATTCATGAATCGCATCTTAACGTTATCCTGACTGTAGTAGACATCCTAGCATAAAATGACAAACATTTTTGCTCAGATTTGCTTTATTTAGGATGTCAATAAGGTGATACATATACTACAAATATGACAGTACAGATGAGCAAAAAAATTTAGGTTTACCTGAAACATATCCTTATTTATCTTCCCAAATGCCCGCTCATGTTGGCTGGTTCCTTCCTTGACAGCATCCTCTAAATGACTGAAGAGGGGCCACACTATACCATCGCAGTGAAGGATGTAAGCATGCAAAGAAAGTGGACTGTCTGATACCAGAAACTGTCTGGCCTGTTCTGTATTTCTGTACACTGCTACAGACAATAAACAATGTTACATTCACATAGGACAATGAACAAAACATGTAACGTAAAATGTAAGGAAATGTATCCATGTGTTTCAATAAATAAAGAACTTAAGTAAATTTAGTTATGATGGTTCTCTAGTGACAGAAACGTGTTTAGAGACAAAACTTCTGCACAGGAAAATACCGTACTAATTAAATTGATTTACCATGGCTATCATCTTGGTGTTTAACCCTTTCTAGTAGCCCTACTGAGACAGCAGCATCCAAAAGCCTCTCCGTGCCGAAAACAGATGCGTTGATTTGGCCTGCTATCTCTTCCAAAGTCAGACCATTAGAGATGTTCAACACATCAAAGACCTTCAGTTTGGATGCTGTGAATAAAGTCTGagaaataaaacacacaaaacataaccAAGATCATTGCTTTCATCGATAAGTCATACAAGCCACGTGCATATAGAAATATACACTTAGATTTATGCAATATGTATTAATGACTACAtttaaaggtcacctaatatGTGTAGTTTTTGGTCCAAATACCCTATAGTTTAGTGAACCATGTTGAAAAGGTCAATTTTTGGGTGTGCTGGAAAAAGTgtggtttttgtgtgtgtgtggctttaaatgcaaatgagctgctgcTTCCCTCCCTGTTTATTGTGATCTATACCATAAATATACACAATTTTTAATAAGACAATCACTGCACTTCTTTGATCATTTGAACACGGAGTAATGAATTATGTAAAgatttaaaatagaaattatgaCCCAACTGTGGTCTTTGGATGGTTGTGGGTGGGGTCTGTGTGTGATACTGTGGGGAACATCCTTTCTGTCAAAAAACGGCAACAGCTTGTCCCATGAGACTATTGAGGTTTCACAGAGATTTGAAAAGGAGTGGGCAGGTATTTTTACACGGTTGTTGTGTACACACACAGGCGACACACAACtatgttcaaaaaatatataaaattgaaTATAAAGTGTTATTAAGTATTAAGTAACCTTTCattttgaatttaaagaaaatgttGTGGTACCTTTGACACTTTGAAGCCATCTATTAATTCCATGATACTGTGGGGGACATCTTTTCTGTCAAATTTAGCACACTCCGAGTGCAtcacattttgtttttgcatagATTTCTGACTGGCACCTTTGCCGTTGTTGGTTTCCTGCAGCTCAAACTCTCCGTTTGTGACACACTTCGACAAGCTGTTGGCCACAGACCAAGACTCATCAGATGCTCTTGAGTCTTCACGTTTGATCTTGAGGGCAGGACTCTCTGGTGGGCTGTTAAAAATCACTCCCAGCTGCTTGCAAAAGCGATTAAGAGGGAAGCCCACTACGTTAAGAAAATCTCCATGCACATACTCCACCAACATACCACCCAAAGCCTGGATCCCATAGCCACCAGCCTTGTCCatgttaaacaaaaaaaaaactgtcaagAGTTGCATCACTGTTTGTTCTGCGTAAAGATCAAACACCAACAGTACAAGAAATTAATTTAAGAGACTTTTTATTACAAAGTTAAATGTAAACTCATCATTTAAATCGATGGATGTACTTTGCTGAAACTGCCTTTATCAGTGCGTCAAAGCAAACAACACAACTTCACCGAAGTCCGAATTCCAAAGGTTCAACGAGTTAAAATTCAGTTAAACGTAGCATGGTCATAGTATAATACTAAAATTATGCAAGTTAACAAAGTATAAACTCACATGGGCTCTCCGCTGTTGATGTATTCCCAAAGCATCTCCTCAGACAAGTCTGCAAACTtaacttttgtctcttcataaaAGTCAACCACTTTGTACTCTATCTCTGAACCTGAAAAGAACAATTtatctttaaaatgttaaccaATTCAAGATCGCAAATATTAAACAATACAACAACTTACCATTTTGCTCATGGCAGAGCACAATAGCCACACCGGTAAAAACACTATGCTCCTTGCCACTCAACCTGAAATCAATTGATTTCAAAACTGTTATGGATATTAACATAACATTTACTCGAGGGATAAACCAATACAAAATATCTGTACTGATATTGGATTACCGATATTCGATTACTTAGAATGACATCTACAGATACCGATAGATATTGACAATTTTGCTTTTTACTCATTatttcaaagtattatgctGCAATTATAAACTGcaattctgttgtcattgtcACCCAGCTCAAAATAATCACCAATGTCCGATAGCGggaaaaatgcttttatctgctgATACaaggccgatatatcggtgcatgccccaatttatttgtttagcagatgattgaatttaatttcaattcaaagCTATTTACGAATGAGAAAGCATTTATCATTTTAACTGATGTTATACAGCATATGCATATATGCAAAGCTCTCATTCAGGACAGAAGACAGAAATGAAAAGCACCTGGACAGCATATGGTAAGCATCTTGTTTATCTGTGGGCTTCTCCAAGATCAAACCATCAACTGTCTTATGGTAAAATGCAAAGACGTAAAGTTAGACAAAAAGACAAAAGGTTACTGATGCAGACTTCAGAACACTATGtgtaaaaactataaaaaaaaatacgtaCAACAACAGTGTCCGCACCAATAACAATATCTGGAGTTTTCAGGTGTTTCTAAATTCAACACATACAAATAACACAGATACAGTTCAGTCAAAACTGAATAAACTCTGATGACAGCTAAACAAACATTAAGTGAAagctaaaaaaattatttaaactcACAAATGGCATTCGCTGAGCCACCTCCAAAGCCTTCTGTTTGGCTGTCTCCACTGCATACTGATAGGGGCTTTTAAACAAGGACTTGTCCAAGGTTTCTTTAAACCATGAGGGCACAACTTCGAACCGTAAACCCTGTCTCAGGATTAAAACAGAAATCAGTAATTATTTTACGAGTTCATTGTCTATTTTAGACCGATAAACTaccaaaaagtaaataaataaatatacgcACAGCATTCGTCAAAATCTCCAGACGTCTCGGGGATGCGCTTGCCAATACAACAAGCTTGTTACTCAACTTGGATATAACTGGATTTAACAACATGTTACACCCTTTCTTTTTGTTTCAAAGGTctgtaatgaaaataataataataatgtaagaCATGTCAAAATCATTCAAATGTCATAACAGTGTATGTGTCATAGAGTTCATGTGCACGTGGGGCAGCCAGACTCTGATGACCTGATTACATAGCACCGCAGACCACCGGTCTGCAAAGCAACTTCACAACCAAAACCGACAATTTGTGGGACAGAAACCTTGTAAGTTAATGGGTTAAAGGTGAGTTTGACCAGGTTATCGTTGCCTTCTGAAGAATAGCAGGCAAGACTCTCTACAGGATCAATTTGCATTTGTAAATATGTTACTTTTGCTAGTCCCGTTAAACAGCTAACGTTAGATATGCATGTAAAACCCTGGTATGATAAAGAACGAAATTTACCATAATACAGTCATAAGTGGCATTATTTGCCTCTTTAAAACAGAATGTCACAAACTACATGTAGTGTTTATTTGTCTTGTGTTTCGTTCATTTACCTGGAAAGTCAGCAGCACTTTTCGCTTCCGACAACCATGCACGCACTGACAGAGATCCCGGAGAGGCGGCGTCTATTTTCGCACATGCGCAGTAAGCAAAGGACAACGTCACGATCTACTGCGATTTATCCAATGGATTTACCACAGGTAAAGTTTTATGAAGaatttattctgttaaacatgttttggaaatatttaaacttaatatttcatataataattttgtgGACAGGAAAAGAATTTTGCAGCTATTTTGAAAAGATGTGGACATTTATATAAGTAGAAAATTGGGTCGTGTGGTAGAAATTGGTGTATTTGACgtgttttatattttgtgaGAGATGATTTGGAAAGTAATGAACAATATATCATAcagttatttattgtatttacacagtACCATGCACACAAAACAAAATTCCCTTTGTAAATTTAATCTGTGACATTTTACGAATGATTTCAAATTATACAGTACCCCTTTGGGGGGAAAATCCCAGAAaacatgtcatattttaaaAGTACTCCATTTCTTTGTACTCTTCATTTCTTCTCTTGAAACATATATAAGtaatacattttgtttattgCAATATATGTTTTATGCAATTGATTTCCAGAGATAGCTAATTGTTTTGGcccaaaaaatttttttcaaaacttAATTGACGTTTAGTTGTTAATTCAATACAATGAACAGTATTACTTTACAGTGGAATCATATTTATCACAAAAACAGGTACTCACGTATATTTGATCAAGTTTGTTACTTTAATCGATAAACTTTCACACAGTTTAGAAATTATGCAATATGTTTTGAAGGACCATATACATTGAATCATGTGACTTCTtgtggtgtttttgcattgttattttattatatagccTAACCAACAACAGTTATACTCTACGTTCATAACTGTTCACTGTCTATGGTAGCCAAGCAACGAAACATCTTACAATTTTCATATCACACCTTATAGTAAAAACAAATACCACACTTTTGCAACTAGCTATTTCCTTTGTGTGGGTATTTGCTTGATAGAGCATTCATTTGCTGTTCACTTTACATCGGAAAATTGCTTCAGGTGGCATACAATATTGTtataaatgatgatgatgtcTAAGAAGCTTTTGATATTACTAGTTGGCAGAATCAGTTTGTCCACTACAACATGCAGTAAAAAGGAACTGAAAGAAAACTTGACCTGGCCCTGACATTGCTAGTTAGAGCAAGTTGATACAGTTTTACTTTATAATATAAGTAGTGGTGGGcaacgattaatcacatacaaaataaagtgagtttttgcataatatatgagtgtgtgctgtgtgtaattatataAATAGCCTAAACACACATTcgtgtatgtatttaagaaacattaacgtgtgtatatatgtttaattatatatttaaaaaaaatttaatatatgatatatataaaaaaatctgaaatgtatttgttaaatgtatgattttttttccgAGATTAATCGTTGCCCACTGTAACATTTGTGCACAATAAAGggatataaatgtatttatcaaataaaaaaacaagataaatgCACATGTGACTTTATATTAgaaacactctaaaaacaaacagtgctatatagcaccaaaagtggttcctTGCTcataatcatagaagaaccgtttccAGTGCCAcacagcaccggtgaagcacctgcgTAGagccatatagtgctatgtagaaccatatttggtgctatagtggtgctatatggcccctatatggttctacacaggtgcttcactggtgcttcaccggtgctatatggcaccaaAAACGGCTCTTCCATGACTACGATCCAaggcaacagttttggtgctatatagcatcatttgtttttttagagtgaagaAAAACAGAAGTGTGCAATTTGAGTACACAAACAAGAAACAATATGTAATGCAGTAATGCAGCCGTATTATAAACAGCTAAAGTTAAATGAggtaagtaaataataaaaaagcttaGCCCAAGCAGCGCATTTCACACTGTGAATCACTTTTAGATGAAATATACATCTACTGTACAATAGCTGCCATATgtacttttcactttttaaactTGCATTGCTACAGTTCCAACTATTTCACTTTCAAcagtttaaaaatatgtaaaggTCTTGTTAAGAGGAACTTGGTTTACTTGtaccacaaaaaaacaaaaatatacaataaaaacatcACGCGCCCTGTTTTGAAAGGTCACATGAGCGCCATGCTTTTCCTCAGCTGCTCAGCCAGGAAATTAAAACAGAGCAAACGTAAAATGCTACAAAAACAAGTGAAACTAAAAAAGTGAAGTTATAATAAGCCCTATTCTCACGAATAAGAATTACACTGATGGTAAGACACATCAAAATTACATCACAGGCCATAGGTTTGTTGTTGCATGTGGTCTGACAAATTCAGCAGGTGGTTTGAGTTTATTTTTGGCTTgtggaaaacaaacaaaagaaatgtTAACACTTGTCACAGTCTTCCTGTGCATTGCCTGTGGTGCGAGCGGAGAAAAAGCTCTCTCTGTGACCCTCGATCATCTGAGTCTCTCCCGTGCTGAGAGTCCGCAACCGCAGCATTTGCCTTAACTTTCGACGAAACTCTTTGGAGGCGAAATAGTATATGAATGGATCTATGCAACTATTAATGCAGCTtagggagagagagagtttaTAGTAGATATAAAGAGATTTGCTATAGTACAGCCTTGTAACTGTGTGTGCCAATAGTAGTATGTTGTTGGGAGCAAAACAAAAtatgaacacaaacaaaacagtgCATGCCAGGCGCACCGCGCGCCCTTTCTGATGACTATTGGCCTTTTTGATCAGCACACAGATAATGTTAACGTAGCAGTACACGGTTATAATGAACGGACAGAGGAAGAGAACGATAAACATCCCAAATAGGAAGGCCGCCCAGTGGGCAATAGTCGGTAGCATGCTTTTCCTTAACACGTCGAAGCAGGTGACGATTTGACGCTCTCttacataatatgtcagatctGAGGTTTCCAGAGGGCTCAGAATCGCAAGGACCAGAAGCCACATAAATACACAGGCAATGATTGCGTATTTATTATTTGATCTCATCTCTCTGAAGCGCATCGGTTTTACAATGCCCAGATAGCGGTCAGCACTGATAGCAGTCATGGACAAAACCGAGCAGTACATGTTGGCGTAAAACACCACAGTCAGTACGTTGCACATCCCCGTACCCAAGGTCCAGTTGTAGCCTTGTATTTGGTAAGCGATCTGAAAGGGCAGCACAGTGCCAAGGATCAGGTCGGTGAGGGTCAGGTTGATCATGAAGATGATCGACGGGGTCTTCGGAGAGGTGCGCACCAGCAGAAGAAACAAAGAGAGGCCATTACCAATGAGGTTGGCCAGAGTCACTACGACATAGATAGCTGAGACAAGATTACTGGCCCATGTGTTGTCAAACATGGCCAAGGTGGCGTCATCCATTTTGGTGAAGTTCTGCTCGTGTGACATGTTCATTGTTGTTTCTCAACCTGTTTCGAGGGAAAAAAGAGATTTCACTTAAAGCGTGAAGACCCATTTCATTTTAACCACAAATCTTTTGAAAAACATCCGCCTTTCGAATATCTTCTTACGTTGCACATTCAACtgagattttatcagatttttatagacaacacagtttaagaattttttttttatataataccCATGACACAGATTTGAATGTGAATGAGTGTTATATGGTGTGCATTTTTAGAAAGGCAATCCCATATTTTGTAGTTTTAGGACTCTTTTTGACCTGTAGTCCTACACATACACGCACATTTAgatgaaagaaatgaaaaatgcttttttttttaaattgatgcAGCATGCACTCTCACATAGATGTGGGTGCAATTCtgtgaacaggaagtgtgaGGGCACtgttaaatagatttttcatgtgcAAAAACATGCTTCAGCATACAGTAGGCGCATAACGCAAGGCCATACATTACCAACAAATCACTGCCTGTTGTAAGTCTCAGAGCTGTTTCACAAAGTGAAATGATTCACACGGACAGTGCCTCAAGCAAGGgagttttttgtgttttttcaaagGAAGTGAAAAAAGATTACAATGCCACAGCATGTGCCAGTGTCAGATTTGGTACAGTCATTTACAGACAACGCACTCTTGTCTCGCACAGATTGAAATTTTAGAAGTGGCTTGACCTAAAATAATGCATTTCCTTAAAccgaattttttttaaatggtgtgCTTTTCTCGTTAAAAGACATGTATAAATTCCACACGCATAGATTTCTTTAAAGATACAACACTCGCGTGCCATCAAAATCGGATGCTACCATCCTACTGCAATCTGTCACATCTGTTTAAGatgtagatttttttattcccttatatgtaGATTTGGTTAAAATGTGTCACAAGCTCGTACTATACTAGTAGTACTATACGAGTCTGTAATCTTATTGTGCCAACAAAACCCATGAAccatttaatttatattacaCTGCCAGAAAAAGGTTCCTAGCTGTCATTGGGGCGGTTCCcttcaaaaacaaacctttGCACCTAAGGAGTTCATATTAGTAACATAAAGGTATATATTTGTACCATCACATTCAGACTTTTTTAATGGGTACTGCCTAAGGCTTAGGACcatttgttttgtcttaatttttattattgctATAATGTTAACCTCTTTGTCTCCATCTACAATAAATTCAGTCAATTGTATAAGTTTCACTTGTTTTTGTTCATCACTGTGGTAAAAGTGCAGTGACTTTATTGCAGCAGATTGCGACTGGCACCAcctgattttagtaagtttcaATATTTAGAAggtataggggcggtttcctggacagagattagacgagtcccagactaaaataaatgtaaaagctgtccaaactaaaaacatctTTCACTGAcacacactgtcaaaaataaaggtacgaagccgtcactggggcagtaccctttaaaaaaggtcctaatatgtaccatttaggtatgttcctttaaaggtacattttggcagtactaatatgcactctttgggtacaaaggtgtacctttttgaaagggtactgtcccagtgacaacttttgtacctttatttctgagagtgtatcttaaaatacatcagtgccctttgttttacctcaaaatgcacacaagttatttttaaattatatttactaattaaactaaggccttgtcctggctTAAGCAAATTTAtatctataaaaaaaattttaaaatgtgtttgtgttgtcatTCAAGTTTTGGAAGACATTTTTTGCAAGTCATTAAAGTATTTGAAATGTATGCCGTTGGCAGATGTTTTCAcctaaagcgacttacagtacattcaatGTATACTTTGTATTAGTGTGAGTGTTCCCTTTTAAGTAAGAGGTGTGTCTAGTTTCTCGTTTACttccaaaaaatataaaaaaaatttgcaatTTTACCAAttgcacaaataaataaatattttaagcaAGTGTTCCTGTAGCCAACTGACAAGCCTTGCAATATTCATGCTAATGTCATGAAGGTTGATGTCTATAGGAAAGGCAAAATATGATCAAATTTTCAAATtccatataataataaaattatatactGAACTCAAATgaatgcatgtaaatgttaCAAAGAAGTGACATTTATGAGAAATGTGCTACAAACCCCTAATGTCTCATACTTTTATTAATGTatgatattttttaatcatcttATAGTTTAAAGTTTGCATGTGATAAGATATCAAACCTTATGTAGAACATTGGacatctttttttatattttaaatgtgtgaCTTGATACAAGGAACGTTGTTTGGATTGCTACAGAACATTTATCATTTTGTGTACAATTCATCATGACTCATCTTACACTGTTGATGCTGTGGTCGTCTGGCATTAGTTTCTGTATGCATGCAAACATGTATAAACCTGATGTAATGGATAAATTCAAGATATTTTTAGAatttaattaggaaaaataTGACTGCATCTTATTATATACTTTGTAATTACTTTAAATAGTGATTTAATTGAACAACACACTTTAAATAATTGTCAGATCTAGAGAGAATATCAGCagagatttattttata
This genomic interval from Misgurnus anguillicaudatus chromosome 17, ASM2758022v2, whole genome shotgun sequence contains the following:
- the asmtl gene encoding probable bifunctional dTTP/UTP pyrophosphatase/methyltransferase protein isoform X2; this translates as MLLNPVISKLSNKLVVLASASPRRLEILTNAGLRFEVVPSWFKETLDKSLFKSPYQYAVETAKQKALEVAQRMPFKHLKTPDIVIGADTVVTVDGLILEKPTDKQDAYHMLSRLSGKEHSVFTGVAIVLCHEQNGSEIEYKVVDFYEETKVKFADLSEEMLWEYINSGEPMDKAGGYGIQALGGMLVEYVHGDFLNVVGFPLNRFCKQLGVIFNSPPESPALKIKREDSRASDESWSVANSLSKCVTNGEFELQETNNGKGASQKSMQKQNVMHSECAKFDRKDVPHSIMELIDGFKVSKTLFTASKLKVFDVLNISNGLTLEEIAGQINASVFGTERLLDAAVSVGLLERVKHQDDSHVYRNTEQARQFLVSDSPLSLHAYILHCDGIVWPLFSHLEDAVKEGTSQHERAFGKINKDMFQDVYYSQDNVKMRFMNAMHSIVNVTGKDVATAFDLSPYKTACDIGGCTGAMAYQFTEAHPGLSVTVFDLPQVIDMTRHFQPKAHHDRVSFVAGDFFKDDLPKADLYILARILHDWSDEKVNALLSKLSKVCTPGCGLLVSEILLDQERRRPSRAVLQALSMTEGKQRSAAGYIDLLEKHAFSVKQIKYTGNLLDAILFIKEDPNDKRTLLVGSSASIETA
- the asmtl gene encoding probable bifunctional dTTP/UTP pyrophosphatase/methyltransferase protein isoform X1 translates to MLLNPVISKLSNKLVVLASASPRRLEILTNAGLRFEVVPSWFKETLDKSLFKSPYQYAVETAKQKALEVAQRMPFKHLKTPDIVIGADTVVTVDGLILEKPTDKQDAYHMLSRLSGKEHSVFTGVAIVLCHEQNGSEIEYKVVDFYEETKVKFADLSEEMLWEYINSGEPMDKAGGYGIQALGGMLVEYVHGDFLNVVGFPLNRFCKQLGVIFNSPPESPALKIKREDSRASDESWSVANSLSKCVTNGEFELQETNNGKGASQKSMQKQNVMHSECAKFDRKDVPHSIMELIDGFKVSKTLFTASKLKVFDVLNISNGLTLEEIAGQINASVFGTERLLDAAVSVGLLERVKHQDDSHAVYRNTEQARQFLVSDSPLSLHAYILHCDGIVWPLFSHLEDAVKEGTSQHERAFGKINKDMFQDVYYSQDNVKMRFMNAMHSIVNVTGKDVATAFDLSPYKTACDIGGCTGAMAYQFTEAHPGLSVTVFDLPQVIDMTRHFQPKAHHDRVSFVAGDFFKDDLPKADLYILARILHDWSDEKVNALLSKLSKVCTPGCGLLVSEILLDQERRRPSRAVLQALSMTEGKQRSAAGYIDLLEKHAFSVKQIKYTGNLLDAILFIKEDPNDKRTLLVGSSASIETA
- the p2ry8 gene encoding S-geranylgeranyl-glutathione receptor P2RY8, whose protein sequence is MNMSHEQNFTKMDDATLAMFDNTWASNLVSAIYVVVTLANLIGNGLSLFLLLVRTSPKTPSIIFMINLTLTDLILGTVLPFQIAYQIQGYNWTLGTGMCNVLTVVFYANMYCSVLSMTAISADRYLGIVKPMRFREMRSNNKYAIIACVFMWLLVLAILSPLETSDLTYYVRERQIVTCFDVLRKSMLPTIAHWAAFLFGMFIVLFLCPFIITVYCYVNIICVLIKKANSHQKGRAVRLACTVLFVFIFCFAPNNILLLAHTVTRLYYSKSLYIYYKLSLSLSCINSCIDPFIYYFASKEFRRKLRQMLRLRTLSTGETQMIEGHRESFFSARTTGNAQEDCDKC